The window AAAGGGAGATTGATGGCTAGACATTCAGAACTCCACAAAAATATTCTTGCTAAATCTCGCACCTGTTCAATCGATGAGTGCGTCATAATTCTTTTTATAAGAGCGTTGACTGCGCACAACGAGGAGGACAATAGCATGAAAATCTCGCCAGTTGTAGCTCAAGAGTTTTCGTCGGTTCCAATCATTGATATCAGTGCTTTGGTTTCTGGAACTGATGAATGCCATACTGTCGCTTCCCAAATTCGGAAAGCGTGTCGTGAGTGCGGGTTTTTCTATATCGTTGGACATGGCGTAGATGAAAATTTACAACAACGTTTAGAACAACTCAGCCGACAGTTTTTTGCCCAAGATTTGGAAACTAAACTCAAAATCCGCATGGCTTTGGGTGGTAAAGCATGGCGGGGGTATTTCCCAGTGGGAGATGAACTGACTTCCGGTAAACCCGATCGCAAGGAAGGAATTTACTTTGGTGCGGAATTGGGAGAGGAACACCCCTTGGTGCAGGCTCATACTCCGTTGCATGGTTCCAACCTTTTCCCTGCCAATATTCCCATGTTTCGCGAGACAGTGCTTGCGTATATGCAGGCAATGACACAACTTGGACATATACTCATGGCTGGTATTGCTCTCAGTTTGGGATTGGAAGAATCTTACTTTGCCGCTCGCTACACAGCAGACCCATTAATATTATTCCGTATTTTTAACTATCCTGCCTATTCATCGCCATCGGATGCTGAAGATAGGTGGGGAGTGGGCGAACACACCGAC is drawn from Chlorogloeopsis sp. ULAP01 and contains these coding sequences:
- a CDS encoding 2-oxoglutarate and iron-dependent oxygenase domain-containing protein; translation: MKISPVVAQEFSSVPIIDISALVSGTDECHTVASQIRKACRECGFFYIVGHGVDENLQQRLEQLSRQFFAQDLETKLKIRMALGGKAWRGYFPVGDELTSGKPDRKEGIYFGAELGEEHPLVQAHTPLHGSNLFPANIPMFRETVLAYMQAMTQLGHILMAGIALSLGLEESYFAARYTADPLILFRIFNYPAYSSPSDAEDRWGVGEHTDYGILTILKQDDSGGLQVKSKSGWIAAPPIPGSFVCNIGDMLDKMTGGLYRSTPHRVQNLSRRVDAKRLVPRHRLSFPFFFDPNFNVEVKPIELGGVINDDRKERWDGASVHDFRGTYGDYVLNKVSKVFPELRRVVL